The following nucleotide sequence is from Candidatus Woesearchaeota archaeon.
ATCTTAACATGCCGCGCTATCCCAACATAATTAAAATGTTTTAAATCTTCATAAAACGTATAATACAAATCTTGTTTTCCGCATTTTCCATCGTACTTAATCTTTCCTTCTTCTTTCCATTTCCGAATACCTTTTTCACCATATTTGAGTTTTTGAAGTGTTTTTCCATCAATAGCAGGAGCAACAAGGGTTAAAACTTTTATTCTCCGTGATTTTCCTGCTGCAACAAATATTGCTTTACCGCCAAAACTAACGCCAACTGCTCCAATATCAACAAAACCAAGTTTTTCAAGAAAATCAACAGCACTTAAAACATCATCAACTGCTTGTGTTAATGTTACGCGAGAAAAATGACCATCACTTTCGCCATGGCCAAAAAAATCAAAACGCAGCGCTGCAATGCCCTGTTTAACAAATCTGCTAGCTAATACTTGATATTTTTCTCCCTCTTTTGAAGAACTAAAACCATGGCACAAAATAACAGCCTTGCCAGTATGTTTTTGAGGAACATCCAGTATACCAACAAGCCTATGACCACTTTTAGTATCAAAATAAACTTTATCAGACATTAGCTAACCCCATACATTAGAAGTAAAGAACATTTAAAAACTTACTGCTTAAATAATATATAAATCTAGGTGATAAGCTGATTATACACTCCCAAATACCCTTCACATTCTTTTTGAGGACTAAATTGATTAATGACTTGTTCATAAGCTGCACCAGTAAGCTTTTCTTTCAATTGGGGATTATGATATAAGCACAAAAGAGCTTTTTTAAAACCATTTTCATCAGCATATAATAATCCAGTTTTATGATTTTTTACTATGGTTTTATTTCCCGTTATTGAAGAAGCGATAACTGGTATTTTCAAATACATTGCTTCCAACAAAGTATTTGCCATGCCACCTTCAGATAAAGAAGTATTCAAAGCAACATCGACGCAAGTATAATACCTGTAAATTTCATGATGAGGAACTTCACCATAATAGGTTATCCATCTTTTTCCGGTAGTTATTTGTTTAAATTTCTTAAAATATTCCTGATCCAATACTTTCCCAACAAAATGTAATTTTAAATTTGGAATCTGCTTTCGCAAAGATTCGCAAGGTTTAATAGGAAAAAGATTATTTTTAACAGGTCGAATGTTTGAAACTAATAGAATACGAAAACTATTATCACAAACTTTTTTGCATTTCCTGAGATGGACTGATTGAGGAACAACAACGATATTTTTAATAGATTTGGGTAGAAATCTTTTCATATCTTGGTGAAAAATAGTTATAGTTTTTGCATGTTTTAGGCAATAAAGTACCTTTCCTCTTCGTTCTGGTTTCTGCAGATCACTATTGACATCAGTTCCCGTTATGGTTAATACCAGAGGAATCTTGAATTTTGAAGCTAGAACAATAACATCATAGCCATAATAGGCATGAAACGTATGAATAATATCAGGTTTAAAAGAGAGAATAGTTTTTTCTGGTGTAACATCATCTTGAAAAGACATAATCTTGACAACATGTTTTTTCTGTTCGAGAAGCTGAGCTATCCGATGAGCAGTAATGTAATTACCGGTATTTGGTACAGCTTTACTTAAAACATATAATATTCTCATAATTGATAAGATAATAGTAAGATTATAAAATGTTTCGATTAACTAAACATTAATTAACAGAAACAATGAACCTGTTGTCAGTTGCGATTGTAATCTAGTGGTATGATACAACCCTCCCAAGGTTGATGCCCGGGTTCGAATCCCGGCGATCGCATCTTATATTTTCTTTGCAAGTATTCAGCTTATTCACAATAATTTGATAGAAACGCAATAATAAAATAGAGAAAAATAAAAAAAGAATGAACTACTTATTTACAGCTCTGGCATTCTTTGCAGCAGCTTTTACCAAAACAAACAACACCACATACTAAGAACAAAGCTGTCCACCAATTAATGCCCCAAAAATCCCATTTCCCTAAATCTACTAATAAAAACAACACACCTAATACAACTACTAATACTGCTCCTAATTTACAGCATTTAGCACATCCACTCATCATAGAAATCACCTCAAAACAATTATAAACTCATCTTGTTTATAATTGTTTTGTCATTAACGGCTTCATCCAAAAATAAGGTTAGCACCCTCAGGTCGAAACTCTTTGAAATACTCATTAAAAGAGGTCGGAGGGTTGGCTCCTTCGGAGCACGACCGTTTAAGCGAAGATAACACGCGAAGTTTCGAAGGTGCTAACCTAGCGGCAGCCATTTTTTGGATGAAGCCGTCATTAACTTTATAAATAATCTACTTATTACAAAAAATATGGCACTATCTGACAACTATGATTTTACCCTAGAAGAAAAGAAATGGCAGGCATATTGGGAAAATAACAAAGTTTACCAATTTGATCCAAACAAAGAAGGAGAACTCTATACTATTGATACACCTCCGCCAACTGTTTCTGGAGCAATGCATATTGGGCATGCATTTTCATATTCCCAGCAGGATTTTATTGCGCGTTTTCAAAGAATGTCAGGCAAAAATGTATTCTATCCTTTTGGCACCGATGATAATGGGTTAGCTACAGAACGTTTAATAGAAAAGATAAAAAAAGTAAACAGCAAAAAGATGAAACGTTCTGATTTCATCAAACTCTGTCTTGACACATTAAAGGAGATACGCCCAGCATTTATTCAGGATTGGAAAAACATGGCAATTTCCTGTGATTATAAATTATGTTATTCAACTATTGACGACAATAGCAGAAAAATATCCCAGAAATCATTTGTAGAGTTATATAATACTGGCTTAATTTACAAGAAAAAAGCTCCCATTATCATTTGCCCGCAATGCCAGACAGCAATTGCCCAAGTAGAGATGGAAGATGCTGAACAGCAGTCATTTTTGAATTATATTGAAGCAGAAGCTGAAGACGGAGAAAAGATGGTATTTGCAACAACAAGACCAGAATTAATCTATGCTTGCGTTGGGATGTCAGTGCATCCTGAAGATCCGCGTTATAAGCATTTAATCGGCAAAAAAATTACGTTGCCGTTGACAAAAAAACAGGTTGAACTTATCCAAGATGAAAAAACTATTCCTGAATTTGGAACGGGTGTAGTTTATTATTGCACCTATGGAGGATTAGATTGTGTTGAATGGATGGCGCGCCATCCCGGTGTTAAGCCAATTCATATCATGGATGTTTCTGGTAGATATAATGAGCTTGCAGGCCACTACAAAGGCATGACATCAAAAGAAGCGCGAAAACAAGTGGTTGAAGATTTGAAAAAAATAGGAGCATTAAAAGAACAAAAACCATTAAAACATACGGTGAATGTCCATGAACGATGCGGTACTGATATCGAGTATGTTGCTTCTGAACAATGGTTTGTCAAATATTTGGATTTGCGAGAGAAATTCCTCAAAGATGGAGATAAGCTTCACTGGTATCCGGATCATATGAAGCATCGCCTGTTCAACTGGATCAAAGGATTAAATTGGGACTGGTGTATTTCTCGACAGCGGCATTTCGGCATTCCAATTCCAGTATGGTACTGTAAAAAATGCAATGCTATGCATCTTCCTGATGAAAAACAACTGCCTGTTGATCCAACTGAATCAATGCCTAGAAAGCCATGCAAATGCGGCAGTAAAGAATTCAAGCCTGAAACTGATGTGCTTGATACCTGGGCAACCTCTTCCTTAACGCCGCAATTAGCGCAGCAATTTTTCGAAAAACATCCTATCAAAAGCAAGTTGTTTCCTATGAATTTACGTCCTCAAGCTCACGATATTATCAATTTCTGGTTGTTCTATACGTTGGTAAAATCACAACTCCACTACCAAGTGAATCCTTGGCATGATGTGATGATTAGCGGCTTTGCTCTTGATCCTCATGGAAAAAAGATGTCTAAGTCAAAAGGTAATGTAATTGAGCCGCAGGCAATGACCGGAAAATATGGTGCTGATTGTTTGAGATTTTGGGCAGCAGGATCAAAATTAGGCGATGATCTTCCCTTCCAGGAAAAAGATTTGATCACAGGAAAGAAGATGGTTACTAAATTATGGAACGCATCAAAGTTCTGCATGATGCATTTGCAGGATTACAATGGTGAAAAAGAAGAATTAAAGCTTATCGATAAATGGCTTTTAACAAAAACTGAAAAGATGATCAAGCGCTGCACTGATGCATTCAATAAATATGAATACGCCCAGACAAAAGCTGAAGTTGAAAAATTTTTCTGGCAGATAATGTGCGATAACTATGTGGAAATTGTCAAAGACAGGCTTTATAATCCTGACAAACGAGGTCATGAAGCTCGAGTTGCTTCGCAATATGTATTATATCATGGATTATTAACAACCTTAAAATTGCTGGCGCCTATCATGCCGCATATTACTGAAGCAGTGTATCAAGGATATTTTGCAGAGAAAGAAAAATACAAAAGTATTCATAATTCATCATGGCCGAGCCACAACAAAAAAGAAGAAGATAACAAGGCAGAATTTTTTGGAGATATCTTTGTAGCAATTGTCGGAGAAGTAAGAAAAATAAAATCAGAAAACAATGTTTCATTAAAGCATGAAGTTAAAATGTTAACTATAGAATGTGAGAAAGACGTGAAAAAAGCATTAGAAGCTGAACTCGATGATTTAGAAGCATGTTTAAACATCAAAAAGGTAAATTTTGGAAAAGCAACAAGGCAAGTTGCAGACAACGTTAAGATTAGTGTTGAAATGTATCTAAAAACTAACTCAGTGCAAGCAGCACAGTTCCAACAACAACCATAACAATAGCTATACTTTTCTGAAAGAATATCTTCCAGCTAATTTCTTCTTTAACAAAATGAGGGAGAAAATAAGAAGTTAGTAAAGTGCCACCAAATACAAACACTGCGTATAATCCCTCAAGCGCATTAACTAAAGATACACTTGCTAAAGAGATAGCATAATTAATAGAGAGAAAAGCTGGAATCCCTAAAGCTGCCTTAAAGAGCAATGCTCCATACAAAACCTTATCTTTTGAAACAAGATGCTTATAAAAATCATGGCGAACAGAGTTTATCAGAAGCAACAAGCAAGAACCAATGAAGAAACCAATAATAATGACTACAAACATTAACCAAAAATCCCCGTGGTTATAAGCAAGTTTCTGAAAAAAATAAGAAAAGCTAAAAATAATGCTGGAAAAGAGCATATACCAGAATGCTTTGTTCAAAGATAACGTCAAAGAAGTTACATTGACGATAAAACCACCAGCAACTAAAAGAAAAAAAGCAATATAATCATAAACAGATAATTGTTCTTGAAGAAAGAGATATGATAGAAGCAAAACAAATAACGGTATTGTTTGCCAGACAACAACCACCCGTGAGACTTCATGATGGTCAAGAATTTTATAAAAAGGCAGATGCCCTAAAATAAATAAAATCCCGCCTAATAGAGCTATCACAAGATAAACCCAATGATCATAGTGTACGTTGACAAGAGGAAAAAATAATATTCCTATACTGCTTAGTAGTCCAAAAAACACAGCATTAACATAAGGATTTTTTATTTTATTGCCAACAATATACTTATCAAATAAGGTAGTAATTGCCCATAAAAAATAGGTAGTTACTGCAAACCATACCCATAAGGTTGTTGTCATAATCACTTGGTAATGATTTTCCTTTAAAAAGCTTGCTTACACAAATTCATAGAGAAATCTTTATAAACTAGATTGTGCTAGCTGAGGCATATTAGTTCATAATAATTCATAATCATAATAAATCTAATAATAAGGAATAAGGAGGTTACACTATGTTAAAATTAAAAAGGATTACTGAAACATATGATACTAAAGTCTTTACTGATTCTGGTGAATATTTTGGTGACATTGAAGAATGCATTATCAGCACCAATAAAATATTTGGCTGGAGAGTAAAATCAACAAAAAATTCATTTTTAAACAAGATTCTTGGCAGTGCAAAAGGAGTAATTGTGCCTCACCAACTGGTAAAATCCATGGGTGATATTGTGATCATAAGTAAAGCTGCCATTCCAAACTATTCCAGTGAAGCGCCAGAAGCTGAAGAATAGGATATTTTAGTTAATTACACCTATTATTTATTATTTCTGCAAATTTAAAATTGCTTCTGCAATATCTCCTTTAGATTCAAACAATGCCTTTTTTGCTTGTTCTTTGCTGCAGCCAACTTGAGTAACAATAGTTTGAATATCATCTTCATTAATATCGGGCATAGTATCTAATTCTTGTTCTTCATACTTACCAGTAATTTGAAATGTTTCCTGCCCCATCATATCAACAACAGAAACTTCAGGTTGTTTAAAGACAATCTGCCGATCTTCAAATTTAATAATTACTTCAGTTGCAGGCAAATCTTCTTGTTTTACCCCAAGCTTTTTCATAGCTTGTTTCATCATCTTTGGATTCATGCCAGGAAACAAAAAAAACACCTAGCCAAGAAGTTGTTTTCCAAGAACATGTAATACTATTTCAAGTAAAATAACAAGAACAACAAGAATAATAATATGATGTGGTTTAATCATTATCTTAGAATCATATTCATCAAAATACCGTACTAATCCGCCACTTGACTGCGGCATACTAACTCTATTTTCTGCCATAGTTGCCTAGAAATAGGTTTTATTTATAAAGATTATGAATGTAGGAAAGCATAAGCTGCCTTTTGTCAGAAGCAAAATAATGCTATAAGAGCACTATCGATCTTCTGTAGTAGTATTTAACTAAGCATCCAAACGGACTTGCACAAGCCAGGACTCACCGTTTCATCCCTTCCTTTACAGACGTCAATGGGTTAACTCGCTTCTGTTGCCAGAAGTTTCGCCATATCATCCCATTGCAAAGGTGGTATCGTTTCTGAGTGGTTGCCATGAATTGCTCCATCTCAAAGAGTGGCTTTTTACTGTGGGCAGACTTTCCTCACTTGAAAAGCGATAACTACCTGCTTTCCTACGCCTATAAAGAAGTGCCTAGAAGTATAAAAAGATTATGGAATTATCTGGCTTCGGTGAAAATGTAGTTTTTGGTGCCATCCTTGTGATTATCTTTCAAATTAATGAGCGAGAAAAAAGGAAATTCCAATAGGAATTTTTTCCTTCTTACAAATAAGTGGGATAATCACGGCACCAAAACCGAGGCTATGCCGAGATTTTCACCGAAACCGAAATTATTTCCTACCTTTATCCATAAATCCCCTAAGAAGTTTTAATTCTTCAAGCTGTTCATGACTTATTTCCTTCATAAAAGCGGTTTCTGTTTTTAATAATCTTATTTCTTCAGAATGATCTTGCAACAGAATCTTCAATTCTTCTTTAACATCAACCACTAATGCAGCTATAATAAACAATACTAATAACACAAGCCAGACTAAAACACTCAAAATAAAATTCCAGCTCATCATACCATCTTGTTGAAGCTGCTGTTGGATAAAGTAAAATCCTACAATACCTACAACTAAACCAATAAATAACAAAACACCTTCAAAAAAACTTATTTTTCTGGTCATATAAAATCCTTAGTTTTAAGCTTTATATATTTTACTGATACTTGCTCTTCTTCAATTTCAAAACATATAATTCTTGCTTACCTTGAGAGATATTGATTTCTTTAATAAGGCTAAAACCCTTAATGCACTCTTTGAATAATTCTGTTTTCAACAAACAAACAACCATAATTCCATCTTCTCTTAAAACATAAGAAACCTGATGAAAAAACTCATTATAAAGCTTGGTAATCTTAGCAGGGTCAATATTTTTGGAAGGAACAGGCAACTTAGTGATGACTTTATCAATACTGGATTCTTTAATTTTAGTATCTAACCATTCTAAATCAACCCTCGAAAGTTCTAATAGTTTATTGATGCCTGCAATTTGAGCATTTCTTCGGCTAGATTTTAAGCCATTAACCGTTGCATCGTAGCCAATAAACTGAGTAGTAGTAGGAAAAGAACTATCATATTTGAGAACATCGCTTGGAAATTTTTCTTTTTTATAGAAATGGGGTGATTTTTTTGATAAAAACAACGCTGCTTCAATTAAAATATCACCTGTTCCCATAAGTGGATCGAGAATAACATCACCTTCATCAACACCTGCAAATCTTCCTAAAGAATAAGCAACTGCAGCATTTAACGCATCAGGATCATGAAATAATTTATAATCCCTTTTCGATAAATTAAACCCAAACAAATCTCTGCCAAGATAAAGAGTGTTGTTATAGATATACACTGTTATTAAAACATCCGGAGTTTTAAGAGAAACCTTTGCTTTTGTTTGGCTGGCAATCTTTTCACCAACAAAACTGGCAATATCAACACTCGTGTAATCATGTTCGCCTTCACGTACACATTCAACTTTAAAGGATTTTCCAGCTACATAGGGTGAGAGGTCTAAACTCGCTAATTTTTCAGCAATAACTTTAGAAGTGGCTTTAAAAGAAGCATTTACGGTAAATCCTAATAATAATTGCCAAACACACTTAAAAGATCTCCCTAAATATGCTAATTTGACCAGCTCTTCTTCGTTTTCATAATCAAAAAAAACAATGGTGTCTTTTATAGTTGCTTTTTTTCCAAGAATTTCCTCTATTTCAAGCTTGCTTATTTCTTCACAGCCTTTAAAGGTAATAATAGCTCCGTGCATAGACAAGACAGAATAAGTCAGATATTTAAATGTTGATATTAGCCTTTTTCAAAAATAATGCCTTGCCGCTCAAACTTCTCTCTTTCAGAAGATGTTAAATAAAGAATTATATATTGTTCGTGGCTGACAACTACACTAATCATTTCCTTTCCTCGATAAAAACAAGGGTCTTCCAAACAATAAAAATCACCAGTAATATAAGGTTCTGCCTTCCACCAGAATAAGGTATTTTTATTGATTTTTTGTTTCATTTGTTTGCTTAATTGATAAAAATAATGTTCAAATTGATTGTTGCCTTGAGAAATATCATTAAAACGCTTATTATTGGCTATTTTTTTAATAAAATAAGGTCGTAATAATGCAAGTGTTTGAAGAAATCTTTTATCATTATCATCACCATATTTGACAAATCTAAAGGGAAATTTCCATTCAGTATTAATAATTCTTGTTAAACGCAATGTATCGGCTTTTACAAGGAGAAATTGACGTATAAGCAACTCATGTTTTTTATTTCTGCTATATTGCCAAAAATATTCACAATTCATACAAAGAGACATAATAAACTAATTTAAATAAATAGTGGTTCTAAGTGAGTAATAATTAAGAATGTGATTTTAACAAATATTCCAAAATACCAACAGCAATAGGTTTGTACTGTTTTTCATCTGATGTCAAAACTGTTTGGATGCTCCTTTTGTCTGTACCCACATAAATTCCATGTGTGATCTCAGGAGTTTCACCATGTTGATGAGCTATTTCTACAAGAGAAGCTATTCACCGGTCTAATTCAGCACAAGTAATGTTTAGTTGAACACGATAAACTACATTAGGCGAACCATCATGTAGCGCTGAGCATAGCATTTCATGACGCATGCTTATAATATCATAAACAGTAACGCCAATCTCTTCATGCATCTCTCTTAATATGCCATGATCAAGAGAAAGCGTTTTTCCTGCATTGCCATCTTTGGAAATCATATCTTCTTTTGGATCTAAACCACCAGAAATAAGATTATATTTTCCATCTTTGCTATATTGTCCAAAAACATAACATCCATCTGAAGTTTCAATAATTGCTCCAACACCCAACAACGTTGCCCGATCTTCCAGTCGAGATTGATAACGGCTTCCAACATGTTGTTTGTAATCAGTAAAATGCCGAAGTTGATGAGCTAATTGAGCCATAACACTACGTTAGAACAAAGGGATTTATAAAAATAATGTCATCTCATAAAATTTATATAGTAAGATATTTGTGAATCTGATAAAGGTGATTTTATGAATATAATCAGAATGATCATAATAGTTGGCTTATTTTCTTTAATTATAGGATGTTCTAATGAAGATAAAAGGGTAAATGAGGTACAAGATAAAACAACTCTGAAGGAAGGTTTTATATTAACAGCAAAAGCCTTTGTACCAGAAGGAACTTATTTAGGAAAAGATGGAATTGGTCAAATTGGACCACATACTGAAAAAATGTATGTTAAAGATGATAAAGTAAGAATAGATATTATTTACCCAAATAAAGAACAAAGAATGTATACCTTAACGCAAGGAGATACAGTAACTATTCACTCCTGCGTTAAAGAAGAAACATGGATTTGCAAAGTTGTAACAAGCATGAAAAAGCTACAAGACACTAAAGGATTGCAGGAATTAGATGAACAGATATTAGCTAGTCTTAAAAAATTACCAGACAAACAACTATTGGAACTAAATGCAAAATGTTTTGAGATTCCAGGCGGATCTAACATGTGTTATCACCCAGATTATCAAATTACACTTTATGAGTCAAGGAAAAATGGTTTTACATGGGAAGCAACTGCATTAGAATTAACAACACCTGACGATGATTTGTTTGTATTACCTCAGTAAAGTCAGGTAATAGTTTTTTTATTTATTTAATGTTAATAAAGAAATAAATTTACGAGGTCAGTACCACGTTTCTTATAACGAGAAAATATTTGGTCAAAATCAAGCTTTTTGACTGTATTTTTTAACCGCAATAGCACTTCCAATAGGAAGCCTTAATGTTATATTATGGTTCTGATGTCTTTTTCCAAACACATTTGTTTTCAATGCATGCTGGTTTAAACCCTTTAGTTCCACTGCTACAACTGCTGAAAGCACAAACGATAAGATTTCCTTCAACTTGTTTTGATTGAAGACGGCAACCATTGTTTAAATCATCTTCAGTAGATGTTGCATTAAAATATCTTTGACAACAATGACAAAAACAATCTTCAATAGTTTCGCAGTACTGAAAAGGCAGCTTATGCATGAGATCAGTATAATTGATCTTTTGATACTTGTAATCAGATGAAGTCATATTTTCATCATTAAGTATTGTTGATGGCGTTAATGGTTTAACCTCAGTATTTTTAGTTGCGATAGAACAAGAGGTTAATAAAAACAAGAAAATAATAGTACTGAATAAAATTATTTTTCTGATCATATCATTAGTAATGCTTATGTTTATAAAAATGTTATGATAAATAAAGTATTAATTTCAAACATGCCGGCAAATAATTTCTAATGCTTCAAACTTATCTCTTTTATTTGCTAACCCTTCTTTAAGAAATCGAACAAGATCAGAACCTTGATTAACAGTATAAAACCTTTCATCCTTTTTAACTACTCGAACACCACCACCTGCTATAACACTTTCATCATGTATAAATAAATGTGGATTCCGAAGTTCAGGATCACTGTATAAAACATACTTATTTTGATCGGGTTGTTCTTGTTCTAAAACATTAAAAAAAACAAATTGTGAACTTTGAAAGCTAAACCCTGTCATCCTACCTCTACTTACAGAACCAACATACGTAACTCTAACACTGTAATTACCTATTAGTATATTACGAAAAGCGCGTCCAAAATCACTATATTCTGCAACAACCATTCCATGCTGAATCCCCAGTTATCTTCGATAAGGCACCCAGAAGATTCAACTAATTTTTTTCCAGCATCTAAAATAGGTCGTACGAGACGATCTGGGACATATAATGCCATATTACTCCACCATTATCTATTGAATATTTGCTCTTAAGAACCTCTATAATAGAGGAATAATAGTTAGTATATAAAGATAACTAAACATTTAAATATACT
It contains:
- a CDS encoding alpha/beta fold hydrolase produces the protein MSDKVYFDTKSGHRLVGILDVPQKHTGKAVILCHGFSSSKEGEKYQVLASRFVKQGIAALRFDFFGHGESDGHFSRVTLTQAVDDVLSAVDFLEKLGFVDIGAVGVSFGGKAIFVAAGKSRRIKVLTLVAPAIDGKTLQKLKYGEKGIRKWKEEGKIKYDGKCGKQDLYYTFYEDLKHFNYVGIARHVKIPTLIIHGDEDTIVPVSHSQKLFKELDGFKQLEVIIGCNHFFERGSDREQLYDLTVNWIKKRL
- a CDS encoding glycosyltransferase family 4 protein, with the protein product MRILYVLSKAVPNTGNYITAHRIAQLLEQKKHVVKIMSFQDDVTPEKTILSFKPDIIHTFHAYYGYDVIVLASKFKIPLVLTITGTDVNSDLQKPERRGKVLYCLKHAKTITIFHQDMKRFLPKSIKNIVVVPQSVHLRKCKKVCDNSFRILLVSNIRPVKNNLFPIKPCESLRKQIPNLKLHFVGKVLDQEYFKKFKQITTGKRWITYYGEVPHHEIYRYYTCVDVALNTSLSEGGMANTLLEAMYLKIPVIASSITGNKTIVKNHKTGLLYADENGFKKALLCLYHNPQLKEKLTGAAYEQVINQFSPQKECEGYLGVYNQLIT
- a CDS encoding valine--tRNA ligase, whose protein sequence is MALSDNYDFTLEEKKWQAYWENNKVYQFDPNKEGELYTIDTPPPTVSGAMHIGHAFSYSQQDFIARFQRMSGKNVFYPFGTDDNGLATERLIEKIKKVNSKKMKRSDFIKLCLDTLKEIRPAFIQDWKNMAISCDYKLCYSTIDDNSRKISQKSFVELYNTGLIYKKKAPIIICPQCQTAIAQVEMEDAEQQSFLNYIEAEAEDGEKMVFATTRPELIYACVGMSVHPEDPRYKHLIGKKITLPLTKKQVELIQDEKTIPEFGTGVVYYCTYGGLDCVEWMARHPGVKPIHIMDVSGRYNELAGHYKGMTSKEARKQVVEDLKKIGALKEQKPLKHTVNVHERCGTDIEYVASEQWFVKYLDLREKFLKDGDKLHWYPDHMKHRLFNWIKGLNWDWCISRQRHFGIPIPVWYCKKCNAMHLPDEKQLPVDPTESMPRKPCKCGSKEFKPETDVLDTWATSSLTPQLAQQFFEKHPIKSKLFPMNLRPQAHDIINFWLFYTLVKSQLHYQVNPWHDVMISGFALDPHGKKMSKSKGNVIEPQAMTGKYGADCLRFWAAGSKLGDDLPFQEKDLITGKKMVTKLWNASKFCMMHLQDYNGEKEELKLIDKWLLTKTEKMIKRCTDAFNKYEYAQTKAEVEKFFWQIMCDNYVEIVKDRLYNPDKRGHEARVASQYVLYHGLLTTLKLLAPIMPHITEAVYQGYFAEKEKYKSIHNSSWPSHNKKEEDNKAEFFGDIFVAIVGEVRKIKSENNVSLKHEVKMLTIECEKDVKKALEAELDDLEACLNIKKVNFGKATRQVADNVKISVEMYLKTNSVQAAQFQQQP
- a CDS encoding DMT family transporter, whose product is MTTTLWVWFAVTTYFLWAITTLFDKYIVGNKIKNPYVNAVFFGLLSSIGILFFPLVNVHYDHWVYLVIALLGGILFILGHLPFYKILDHHEVSRVVVVWQTIPLFVLLLSYLFLQEQLSVYDYIAFFLLVAGGFIVNVTSLTLSLNKAFWYMLFSSIIFSFSYFFQKLAYNHGDFWLMFVVIIIGFFIGSCLLLLINSVRHDFYKHLVSKDKVLYGALLFKAALGIPAFLSINYAISLASVSLVNALEGLYAVFVFGGTLLTSYFLPHFVKEEISWKIFFQKSIAIVMVVVGTVLLALS
- a CDS encoding PRC-barrel domain-containing protein; this translates as MLKLKRITETYDTKVFTDSGEYFGDIEECIISTNKIFGWRVKSTKNSFLNKILGSAKGVIVPHQLVKSMGDIVIISKAAIPNYSSEAPEAEE
- a CDS encoding nascent polypeptide-associated complex protein; this encodes MFPGMNPKMMKQAMKKLGVKQEDLPATEVIIKFEDRQIVFKQPEVSVVDMMGQETFQITGKYEEQELDTMPDINEDDIQTIVTQVGCSKEQAKKALFESKGDIAEAILNLQK
- a CDS encoding preprotein translocase subunit Sec61beta — translated: MAENRVSMPQSSGGLVRYFDEYDSKIMIKPHHIIILVVLVILLEIVLHVLGKQLLG
- a CDS encoding NUDIX hydrolase; protein product: MAQLAHQLRHFTDYKQHVGSRYQSRLEDRATLLGVGAIIETSDGCYVFGQYSKDGKYNLISGGLDPKEDMISKDGNAGKTLSLDHGILREMHEEIGVTVYDIISMRHEMLCSALHDGSPNVVYRVQLNITCAELDR